A region of the Arthrobacter sp. FW306-07-I genome:
GCTCCTCTTTGCTTCTCTCGCCCTGCGACGGGCCATCCCTGCCCTAAAGCGGTCGCCACAGGGATCCGGTGACCGCTCCGCTGCGGCGGTTGCGCTGTGTCTTGGCGGTCTGGTCTATGCCCTGGCACTGGGTCCGGCGTTGGACAACGTGGGGGTGTTGTGACCCCTCCGATCCGGAGCAGTCTCGCGGCGCTATTCTGGAAGGGATGAGCGAATCCCCTGAAAACCCCCAGCAGCCGCATGTCCCGAGGCCCGTGACGCCCGGAACCCAGGCCTCCTTTGGCACCTATGGCGGCCGCCCGGTCAGCTTCGTGCGCCGCGGCACCCGATTGCAGGGCCGGAGGCAAGCTGCCTGGGCCGAGCATGCCGAGCGGTGGGCCGTCGACGTACCAAGGCACGTGGCCAACACCTCGGTCCACCCCGACTACGTCTTTGACGCTGCGGCTGAATTCGGCCGTGACGCCCCGCTCATCGTCGAGATTGGCTCGGGCCTTGGCGATGCCATCTGCCATGCAGCCGAACAGAACCCGGACACGAACTTTCTGGCCGTGGAGGTCTACACCCCGGGCCTGGCCAACACCATCATCAAGATCAACAGCCGGGGCCTGAACAATGTCAGGGTGGTGGAGGCAAACGCTCCGGAGGTACTGGCCACCATGCTGCCCGAAGGCTCGGTCAGTGAATTGTGGGTCTTCTTCCCGGACCCGTGGCACAAGTCGCGGCATCACAAGCGCCGGCTCATCCAGCCTGAGTTCGCAGAGCTGGCGGCGCGGGCCCTGAAACCGGGTGGCCTCTTCCGGATCGCCACCGACTGGTCCAACTATGCCGTCCACGTCCGCGATGTGATGGCAGCTTCAATGGACTTCGAGAACCTGCACACCGGCGAGCGCCGCGGCCCCGAAAGCCCGCTGACCCAGGTGTGGCAGTCCGGCGTTGAATCCGTGGTGGGCGGCGCGCCCGTCCGCGAGGGACGCGCGCCCGTGAGCACGGAACACACCGGCCCCAACGAAGGCGTGGACGAAACGGGCGGCTGGGCACCCCGCTTCGAGGGCCGGATCAGGACCAGCTTTGAGGCAAAGGCACACGAGGCCGGCAGGTTGATCTTCGACCTCTGCTACCGCCGCCGTTGAACGCTGAACCTGCCTGGGCGGTGCATCCCGGCCAGTCCGGGCAGTACTTTCAGCCGACGCTGATGGAGCCCACGATCTCCTTGAGCATGTCCAGCCGGGGTTCTGCCTCCGGGTTCAGGTAGGGCCAGATGACCACTACGCCAATGAACCGCCCCCTTTCCCACACGCCTACCGTGGCTGCCACCTTGGCCGGCCCGCCGTCGTCGTCATATCCCACAACCACGGCGTAGGCAGCCTTGCCGGGCAGGTTCAGCTCGCCCTCCGCCAGGAGGGTCCCGCCCCGGTCCTCAAGGTAGAAGCCCGCCATCAGGTGCGCCCAGCCGTTGGCCTGCGGGGCGTCCTGCACGGAGGTGTCGTCCTTGATCACGGTGACCAGCACGCCGTTCAGCAGGCCGTACTGTTCGCTGTTGGGCCCGGCCGTGGAGTCGCCCAGGACCTGGGTGTGCTCGGGGAAGTCTGCGGTGAAGCCCAGCGGGGATTCGATGTGCACTGACATGGGTTTCAGAGCCTCTCGAGCTTGGTGTCGTTGGGGACCTTATAGTACGTGGAGACGTTGGTGGTGGCCTGGTTCTCGGTCTTGACCTCCACCTCGCCCATCTTCACGTCAAAGCCTGCCTCGTTGGTGGCCGTCACAACCGAGTTCACCTGGACGGTGGCGGAACCGGCCTCATAGAGCCGTGCCGCGTCACGGGCTGCGCCGGTGTCATTCCCCAGGGCAACGTTGCGCAGGTAGCTGTCGATGATGGGCCGGTTCTCCGGAGAGTAATCCACGTCGATCTTGACGCTGCCCTGCGTCCCTGCCGTGACGGTGGAATCGAATTTGGCGGCTTCTGTCTTCACACCGGAGGTGACGCCCTGCGCCACGGTGCCGTCCATGGACACCGAGACGGAATCGATGTTGTTGCTCTTGTCCATGTTGACCTGCAAGCCCCCCTTTCCGGAGGCTTCGAAGACCCTGCCGTCAAGCTTGAGCTGGCCCTGCGCGGAGATTTCACCGCTGGCGGTGGAGGTTCCGTCCGTCAGGTTCCGCTCATAGGCAAGGTCCAGTTTTGCCCCGCCCGAGGCCGTGCCGGCCTCACCCTCTGCATTGAGCGAGAACGTGCCCTTGGCCTTGTCCGCCTGTCCCATGGAGCCGTTGTCCTTGGCAGCGTCATTGATGGTGTCCAGGACGTACCCGGGAGGGTTGCCCGCCACATCCTTGATCTCGCCGATGCTGTCCGGCGGCAGGTCCCGGTACATCTGTTCGCGGGCAGCCATGGCTTCCTCCACGCTGCCGAAGGTGTACTCGCGGGATACCTCGCCGGTCAGGGTGGCCCCCGCCGTGCCGGTGGTGTCATTCACGCCAAGGCCCAGGTTTCCGTACACCTTCATGGTGGCGGACCCGTCGGCGTTCTCCACCACCTCGGTTCCCACTTCGGCACCGGCATGGACCCAGGCGACCCGGGCTTCGATGGAGGCCTTGCCCGTTTCCGAGTAGACCGGGATGTCCGCCTTGGCCAGCTCCTGGAGGTGCTGTTTGGCCAGTTGCTGTGCGGCCCCGGGGATGCCCCCGTCCATGCGCATGAGGTCCTCGGCGAAGGGGCCGTCGCTGCCTTCGCCCTCGATCAGGTATCTGCGGTCGGCGTCGGACAGTCCGGCCCACCACTTCGCCTGCTCTTCGGGGCTGGCGTTGAGCATCCGGTCCAGCCCCGACGCCAGTTCGCGGTGGTGCTCCGCGAGCTCCCTGGCGGCTTCGGCCTTTTCCTGGAACCAATCCTTGGCCTGCGCCGCCAAAGAAGTGATCCTGTCCCAGGCGCTGCCGCCGGAGCCGTCGCTTCCCCCGGTGGAAGCTTTCTCCTGTTCGTCGGCGTGTTTCATCAGGATTTTGGAGTTTTCCCGCAGGCTGGCGACGACTTTGTCCAGGCTGGGGCGGTGGCTGGCGGTCCATTCCTGGCGGAAGCGTTCACCGTCCCTGCCCTTCCACGGTGCGGACTGGATCTGGCTGTGCAGTGAACCGGCCCGGCTGCTCAACAGGGATGCTGCCTGGTCGGCCGCCTTGGCCAGCGCCCGCAGCTGGCTGATGTCTGCGCCGTAAAAAGTCATGGTTTCCCCCGGGAAAAGTGTGCGGTGCCTGTCGATCGCTGGTCCTTATGGTTGCACAGGTAGCGGAAGCGGGCGATGGGGATCCCTCCCCATCGCCCGGCGGTCCGGGCGCGGACAGTGCCGGGAGCCGACTGTTCCGCATCCCGGCCGGCATGGCACGATTGCCCTTGTACGAAGGGCACGCACACCAGCGCACTACCGCGCCTGCTCAAAGGAAAGACGATAAAAGAAGAACTCAAACAGGTGGTCGAGAAGGCCGAGGACGTCACGAATTCGCGCATCCTCGAGTTCCTGGCCCGCGCCGGGTTTGCGGTTAGCGGCATCCTGCACCTGTTGGTGGGTGCCATTGCCGTCCGGCTGGCCGTGGGCGGCACGGGCAATGCCGATTTCAGCGGCGCGATGGCCGAGCTGGCAACCATGCCTGTGGGCCCGTTTCTGCTATGGGGCAGCTTCGCGGCCTGCGCCGCGTTGTCGCTCTGGCAGACCGGCGATGCAATTTTCGACTTCAACCACCAGGCCACCAGGAAAAAGATCAAGAACAAGGCCAAGGCCGCCCTGCAGGCGGTCGTGTACGCCGTCCTGGCCGTGACTGTTTGGCACTTCGTAACGGGCTCCGGGACTGGCGGGGACAACCGCAAGGCCGCCAGCGACTTCACTATCGCCATGGTGCAGGCCCCGGGCGGGGTGGCATTGCTCGTCCTGATCGGATTGGCCGTGGCGGTCGCGGGCGTGGCCTACGGCATGCGGGGCCCCAACAAATCCTTCGAGAAGCACCTGCGGATGCCGGCCTCCGGGACGGCTCGTACAGCGGTGGTGACCCTGGGGGTTGCGGGATACCTGGCCAAGGGCCTGGTGCTGCTGCTGACCGGCCTGCTCATCGTGATTGCCACCATCAAGGAACATCCGGAGGACTCCACCGGTCTGGACGGCGGGCTGCGTGCCCTTCGGGACCAACCGATGGGCCCCTATCTCCTGGCCGCGGTGGGAGCCGGGCTGGTCTGCTACGGCGCGTACATGATCATGCGCGCCCGGCTGGCCAAAATGACCAAATAGCCGGCTGCAGTGTGATGAGGTGGGGGAATGCCGCAGGTACGTGCCGAACGCCTCATCCGAATCGATCCGGAGACTGCATTCGCCTTTTCCCAGACCACCGGAGAGTTCCGCCTCAAGTGGGACCCCTTCATCTCCGCACAGGGTTTCCTGGACGGAGCGCAGGCAGCAGGCAAGGGCGTCCGCACCCGCACCAGGTCGCGCCTTGGCCTGACGATGGTCAGCCAGTATGTCTCCTACGCGCCGCCGCGGAACGTGGGCATGACCATGGTGTCCGGGCCCTGGTTCTTCAAGAACTTCGGCGGCGGCTGGCGTTTCACCGCTGACGACGACGGCACCCGCGCGGTCTGGAAGTACACCTTTTCCTGCCGGCCGCCCTTGCTGCGGCCCATCATGGAGCGGATCGGCAGTTGGCTGCTGGGCTACGAGATCGAACGGCGGATTGATGCCTTCGCCCGCGCCTGCGAGGACGAGGCCCTGGTCGCGGAGTTCAAGGCACTGGGGACCCGGGACCAGTCGCCCCGCACCTAGGGAACCGTAATCACCGCCACCGCGTGCTGCGCGCCGTCCCGCAGCTCCACGCTTGAGATGCTGCCCAGCTGGATGGGCGTTGCCCCGGTGACCTTGACCTTTCCGCTGGGCGTGGCCGTCCAGGCACAGGCGCGGTCCTCCCCGCCGGCGCGGTCCCGCACCCACAGCGAGAGCGTCCCATCCGCCGGCAGGCTGCTGCCGCTTACCGCGAGTTCGGTCCCCCACGTCTTCCGCGCCATGTCGATGTTCACCTGCAGCCCTCCCCCGGACACCACCGAATAGGTGGCGTCCGGCTGCGGCGGCCTGGCCAGCAAAGGCCCCACCGCCAGGCCCACCGCCAGGCAGGCAGCGGCGACGGCGCCCGCCAGCGCTGCCCACCGCCGTCGTAATGTCCGACGGCGGCGCGCCAGTTCGTCGAAAAGGCGGACGGGGACGCCGCGGTCAGCCGCCCCGCTGCCGGGAACGTCGGTAAGCGCCACGGCGTCGGGGACGGGAAGCGCGTCCAGAAGCACTGGCACCTTCTCCAGCACGGCAAGTTCCTTGCGGCAGCCGGCGCAGCCCTGCAGATGGGCCTCGAAGAGGGCAAGGTCGGCGGGCTCAAGGCCGCCCAGCACATAGGCCCCCAGCAAGGTGTGTGGGTTGGTGCTCATCGTTCCACCCCCATTTCATCCAGGATGCCCCGCAGGGCCCGGAGGGCGTAATACGCGCGGGACTTGACCGTGCCGCTGGGGATGTTGAGCTGGACAGCCGCCTCGTTGACCGTGAACCGGCGGTAATGCAGGGCCACCAAAACGTCCCGGTGTTCCTTGCTCAGCCGCAGCAGTGCCTCCTCCATCAGGACCCGGTTGAGCAGTTCATCAACGCGGCCCATCACCTCGACGGGATCGGTGGGGCTGCCCTCCAGCGCCTCCGGCGGGCGGCGCTGGCTGCGTCGGTAGTTATCGATCATGATGTTCCTGGCCGTGCGGTACAAGTAACTGCGGAAGCTGCCGTTGACGTCCGGGGCGTGCTGCCACACGCGGAGCACGGTTTCCTGGACCACGTCCTCCGCGAGCTGCGGATCATGGGTGGCGCTGAGCACGAACCGGCGCAGGGCGTTGCCGTGTTCACGGTAGATGGCCTCCACCACATTGTCGTCGAGCGGCATGCCGCCCCTCCTATCGCTGTCCCGGCACTGCATGGCCCACGTCGCCACACGCGGGCCACTGTGCAGGAACGCCACAGCATCCGGCGCTCCTGGCTGTTACCACGCATGAAGCCTTCCAACGGTTCAAGCGCCCTCGCCCGCAATCCCGCTCCACCGCGCTGTGAACCATTCTTTACCCGGCGGCGTGGTAGGGGTAGGCGCCCGGCAATGCAGGGCCGGCGCCCGCTGTGAAGGCAGCAGCGAAGAACGCCACAGCAAAAAGCATCAAAGCCAAGGAGCACACCATGAAACACCACCTCGGGTCAGGCCTTGCCATCCTGGCCCTGGCTGCAGCCCTCAGCGGCTGCGGCAGCAGCAGTACAGCCCCGGCCGGAACCAGCCCGGCTACGGGCGCCGCGGGCAGCACAGCCGGCAGCACCGCCACCGCGTCATCCGGGGCGTCGTCTGCCGGCCCGTCTTCAACCTCCACGTCATCGTCCGCCTCATCGTCCCAGGCAGGCGCCGCCGTCGACCTTAAGACGGCTTCCTCGACGGCGGGCAGCATCGTGGTGGATGCGAAGGGCATGAGCCTCTACTTCTTCACCAAGGACACCAAGGACTCCGGCACCAGCGCCTGCACCGGCTCCTGCCTGGTCTCATGGCCGCCGCTGACCACCAACTCGGGCACACCGGCGGCAGAGGGAGTGACCGGAAAAGTGGGCACCATCAGCACCCCCGACGGGAAGAAGCAGGTGACCCTGAACGGGATGCCGCTGTACTACTTCGCGAAGGACACCAAGCCGGGCGACACCCTTGGCCAGGGCGTGGGCGGTGTGTGGTACCTGTCGGATCCGTCGGGCGCGATGATCAAGGCGCCAGGCCAGGGCTACTAGGCCTGCCCGCTGCCACCCCTACTTGAGGGGTACGTCCGGGACCTTGCCCGGGAGCGGGATTTCCGTGGGCACTGGAACGGGGAGTTTTGGGTTGCCCTGTTCCAGGCCCTTCTTGACATCCCCGTGAACATCCGCGGGCAGGGACGGCTGCGCGGGGACTTCCGCCGGCTTCTGGGCAGGCGCTCCGTGGGTGGGGGTATTTCCGGGCCGGGCAGGAATGCTCGATGGCGCCGCGGCGGCAGGCGCCGAAGCAGGCGCGGTTGCCGCCGGAACGGAGTCCGGGCTGCTGGTTGCCGATGGCCGGGAAGCTGCGGGCCCAGGCGCGGGTACCTGACCGCCGGTGCTGCCCTCAGGTGTGGCGCCGGAGCCCGACACGAAAGTGGTCACGGCATGGTTCAGCTGGCTGAAGGACTCGCGGAAGCCCTGGTCCGAGGCTGCGGCGACAGCACCGCCGGCGGCGAGCGATGCCGCCACGGACAGCGTGGTAAGCGTGATGCGGCGCTTGGCCTTGCGGCGGGCGGCAAGTTCATCGCCAGGCCGGTCCGCGATGGGAAGTACCGTGGTGTCGGCCGGCGTGGCTGCGTGTGATGAACCCGCCATCAACGCCGCGATTTCGGCGGAGGGCGCCGGGGCCTCCGCCGCGAGGGACCTCAGGTCGGCCAAGGCGTCGCGGAGCTGGCCGTCGTCACCCATGCCTGCTTCCAGCAGGAGCTGATCAACGGCCCCGTGGTTACGGGATCCTGCGGTGTCACTCATGATTCGCCTGGTTTCTCTTGAGCGTTTGTGCCTTGAGGTTCTGCAGAGCGCGGCGCTGGAGCTGCTTGATCGCTCCGGCGCTCTTGCCCATGATGGCGGCCACCTGGTCGATGGACAGGTCGGCCACGACGCGAAGGGCCAGGACCTCCTGGTGCTCCTCGCTGAGCCCTTCCAGCATCGCCGCGGCTCCGCTGTTCAGTTCCACGGCGTGGTCTTCGGCCGACGGCGTGGTGCGGCCGTCGTACTGGGGGTCGTACGGTGTGAGCTGCGGCCTGCGCTCCAGCCGGCGGTAGTGGTCCACCATGCGGGCGTGGGCAATGGAGAAGATCAGGGACTTGGCGCCCTGCAGGCCACCGGTGAGGTTGCTGATCCGGGGGTAGAAGGCCAGGAACACGTCCTGGGTGACAGCCTCGGGGTCATCGAGTCCGCGCGCCTTGAGGTACCCCTGCACGGGGCCCGCGAAGGTTCGATAGGCAGCAGCGAACAACGCGGCCGGATCGGTTCCGGCTGCGTTGTCGAATATGTCCATCTCTTCTTGGGCCAGAGTGTCTAGCACCAGCGGCTCCTCCATCCCGGGACTCGGCTCAAGCCTTGTCCCGGTCTCCGGTACGGACTGCCAGTCCCCGTGGTCATCCGGCTGCCTCTTGGCGGGTCTTCCAGGGGCGCCCCGGCAAACGTGCGCGACCCCGCCCGGCTGCCTGGACTGCGGCTTGCGAGCCGCAGTCCAGACTAGCGAATGAGCCTTAGCGGGCCGAAACTGAAGAGCTGTGGGCCGTGTTGCCGCCCACAGCCGGGACAGCGGGAACGGCAGGAACAGCGGGGACGGTGGTCTTGCCGTCAACACCCGGAACGGCCGGAACTGCGGGCACAGCGGGAGCGGACGGAACCTCGGGCTTCTCAGCCTGGACGGACACGGACCCCTTGGTTTCGGCGCCGGCCTTCGCGGCGGCGTCAGCCTTGGTCACGACGTCGGCGCAGTAGCTCTTGATGTTCGCGTCGCCCTGGGCTGCGATGGACAGCGAGGAGAATGCCTTGGAGGAAGCGTCCAGGCCGCCGTGGGTGAAGGCGGTGCAGAGGCCCAGGGCCGCGGGGCCGGCGGCGTCAACGGCGGTGTTGGCCTTTGCCGACTCCGTTGCGTCGGCGCTGACCTTTTCGTCCGAAGCCTCAGCGGTAGCGGAAGCCTTGGCGGTGGCGTCCCCGGTGGCTTCTGCGGTCTTCAGGGCGTCGGTCACAGCGGCGGTGGCGGTGGGAGCCGGGGTGGCCTGGGCGTCAGCGGCTGCTTCCGCTGCCAGCTTGGGGGCGGGCGCACCGAAGAGCTCGTGGGCGGTCTGCTGGGCCTGGGTGGGGAGGACGCCCGAGACGGCGGCGGCACCGGTTCCTCCTACTGCCAGGGTTCCGGCAGCCAGGACTCCTGCGGCGACTTTGCTGGTGGCGAGAACGGTGAACACAGACATTTACTTCTCCAAAACCTAGACAACACATTGGGCTGGGCCCGCCGGGCGGGCCCATCACGGACTACATCGCCTGCGGTGGCGGAAAGGTTACGGACGCCCACAATTTTCTTTTTTCTGCCCCCAGATCGCTGGAAAGCTTCCGGATCGCCGGTCCGCTCCGGCGGTGTCACAGCGATCCCGCGATCCGGGAAGATGGGGCGCCAGCAGCGGCCATTTTCCTGCCTGCCAGGTCAGGAACCCGCGCCGCCATGCGCTGGATGTAGGGGCCTACTTCCTCGTCATCCAGCACCAGGAGGTCCGGCTGGCCGCGCAGCCACCCGGAGTTGAGGGCCGTGACGTTTTCGCGTTCCAGCAGCTCCTCAAACTCGCCGTCAAGCTCCGCAATTCGGAAGACGCCGTCGGAAACGGCACCGGCGCCACGGGCGCTGGACCCAGCCCCGCCGGGCAGCGCAGCGAGGGCCTCCACGGCCAGGTTGAAAAGGTCCAGATGGGCGGCAGCACCCATTGCGGCCATGCCCTCGCGGACCAGTGCGTCGGCGGCACCGGAGCGCCGGCCTGCCATGGCGGCATAGCGTGTGAAGCCGCCGTCCAGCACCTGGCAAAGGTAGAAGTCCACGGCGCAGCTCCGCACGGCAACGCGCGACATCTCGTCCGCGAGCAGCAGGGCATGGTGCATGGCGTTGACGATCGCCGCGTTGGCCTCCACCACCTCTTCGTCCCTGCCGTCGATGCTGCTGCTGGTGAGGACGACGGGCAGGTGCGTGGTGGCCATGGTGATCCTTGGTGGAGGTGGAGGTGGCGGTGCGGCGGACGCCATTACGGTACGGGGGAAGAGTCACGGCTGGGCCGGGGAGAAATGAACGCCAAGCGAAGTTTTTGGGGCGTGTGGAGAAAGCGCCCGGCAAAGGCCCCCGCTCTGGCGAACTAAGATGGATCAGATAGCCAACCACCGGACCCGGCTCCGCCGTGACCTCCCGAAAGTAGTGCCACCATGCCATCCCAACCGGACGAAAGTGCGGACCTGGCGATACAGACACCTGCCATCAACGACCGCTCACTGGCGGCTGGGCTGGCGTACGCCATGGCCAGCAGGGTCTCCGGCATATCGTTCGACGGCGGCACGGGCCTCATGCTGGGAAAGGTCCGGGGCGGCGCCGAAGTTCCTTATTCCACCACCGCCAAGCTGGTGCGCAAGGCCGGCGGCTGGAGCTGCACCGTTGGCGTTTGCAGTTGCCCGGTCCGGAAGGACTGCAAGCACGTGGCGGCCCTGCTCTTCGCCGCGGAGGACAACCCCTCGGTCCGGATGCAGCTGCTGGCGCCGTCCACGGCAACGCAGGTGTCCCGCACACCCTCCGCCGCCCTGTCCGACTGGGAGCAGGCCCTCAGCCCGCTGATCTCGCAGCCCGGATCCGCCCCCTCCACCAGCGGCGTTCCCCTGGCCCTGCAGTTCGAGGTGGAGGAACCGCCGCCGCATTTCTCCTACACCGGCCGCCGGGACCCGGTCCGCGGCGTGCGGCAGCTCAAGGTGCGGCCCGTCATCATGGGCGCCAAGGGCAAGTGGATCCGCGGCGACGTTTCCTGGAACACCTTGAGCTACCTGAACTTCCGGCGTGAATCGAACCAAGCGCACGTGGAGTGGCTGCAGGAGTTCCTGGCCGGCCACTCCTCCTCCGCCAGCCGGGTGCACAACTCGGCAGGCCTGTGGCTGAGCCTGAACTCCTACGCCGGCAAGAACCTGTGGAGCCTCCTGTCCGACGCCCGGAAGATCGGGCTCGCCCTGGTCCACTCGCGCGGCACCGAGCCGGTCCGTGTCGCCGAGGCCCCCGCCGCCGTCGGACTTTCCCTGAGCCGCTACGGGGCTCCTGTTGCGGAGCCTGCTGCGGTGGACGCCGCCAAGGCACAGGCGTCCGACGGCGGGCTGGAGCTTTCGCCCACCATCACCGTTGAGGGCGCGGACGTTGATCCGGCCTCGGTGGGAACGATCGGCCGGCCTGCGCACGGGCTGTTCTTCACCTCCGGGGAGGCGTCGCTGCCCGGCGTCCCCGACCCCAACGGAACCATCACGCTGGCGCCGCTGGAGAACGGGCTGAGCGAGGAACTGCTGGCCTTCGTCACGGCGGGAAGCACGCTGCACATCCCCGCGAAAGACGAATCGCGGTTCCTGACCGGTTTCTACCCCAAACTGAAGCAGACGGCCCGCGTGACGGCGCGCGACGAGTCGGTGGAACTGCCCGAACTTGCCGTCCCCACCCTGTCGCTGCTGGCCAACTACGGGGCTGACCACCGGGTGCGGCTGCACTGGGAGTGGCACTACAAGACCGGCAAACTGGTCACGGCGCAGCCGCTGTGGCGTCACCCGGGCGACGCCGGCTACCGGGACGACACCGCCGAGTCCCGCATCCTCGAAGGCGTCGGCCAGCCGTGGAACGAGGTGCCCGCGCTGGGCGAATCCGCCACCGGCGGCTGGGGCACGCCCCGGCTGGCGGCTTCTGCCGAGCTGACGGGCCTGGACACGCTGGCGTTCACGGAGGAGGTGCTGCCGCGGCTGCGGGAGGCGCCGGACGTGGATGTCGACACCGTGGGCGAGATCGCCGACTACCGTGAGGCCGAGGAAGCGCCCGTGGTGTCCATCTCCACCAAGGCAACAGAACAGCGGGACTGGTTCGACCTGGGCATCCAGATTTCCCTCGAGGGCCAGCCCGTTTCCTTCGCCGCCGTGTTCTCCGCGTTGGCTGCCGGCCAGACCAAGATGCTGCTGCCCAGCGGAGCCTACTTCTCGCTGGACCTGCCGGAGCTGCACCAGCTGCGGGCGCTGATCGAGGAAGCGAGGTCGCTGCAGGACAACAAGGATGCTCCGCTGCAGATCAGCCGGTTCCAGGCCGGGCTGTGGGACGAGCTGGCGCAGCTGGGGATCGTCGACGAGCAGGCAGCGGCCTGGCGCTCAGCGGTGGGCGGGCTCCTGGAAGGCGGAACGGACGGGCTGCCGCTGCCGGCGTCCCTCAACGCCGAACTGCGGCCGTACCAGCTGGAGGGGTTTAACTGGCTCAGCTTCCTGTACAAGCACGGGCTGGGCGGCATCCTCGCCGACGACATGGGCCTGGGCAAGACCGTGCAGGCGCTGGCATTGATGTGCGCGGCGAGGGAGCTGGCTGTTGAAGCCCGGTCGTCCGCGGAGAAGCCCGACGACGGTGCTGCCGCCCCTGGTGTGGATGGCGCAAACCAGCCGGCCGCCGTCGCGCCTTTCCTGGTGGTGGCGCCCACCAGCGTGGTGGGCAACTGGGCGCTCGAGGCCGCACGCTTCGCCCCCGGCCTCACCGTGCGGACCGTCGGAGAGACCTTCGCCAAGAGCGGCCAGGACGTGGCAGAGGCCCTGGGAGGGGCAGATATCGTGATCACGTCCTACGCCCTGTTCCGGATCGACTACGAGTCCTACGCTTCCCGTACCTGGTCCGGGCTGGTGCTGGACGAGGCGCAGTTCGTGAAGAACCACCAGTCCAAGGCGTACCAGTGCGCGCGCAAGCTGCCGGCGGCGTTCAAGCTGGCCATTACCGGCACGCCCCTGGAGAACAACCTGATGGAGTTCTGGGCGCTGACCTCCATCGTGGCGCCGGGACTCTTCTCGAGCCCCAAGCGCTTCGCCGAGTATTACCAGAAGCCGGTGGAGAAGAACGGCGACAAGGGGCAGCTGGAGAAGCTCCGCCGCCGGGTCAGGCCGCTGATGATGCGCCGCACCAAGGACCAGGTGATCAAGGACCTGCCGCCCAAGCAGGAGCAGGTCCTGGAGGTGGTGCTGAATCCGCGGCACCAGAAGGTGTACCAGACGCACCTGCAACGGGAGCGGCAGAAGATCCTGGGGCTGATCGAGGACGTCAACAAGAACCGGTTCACCATCTTCCAGTCGCTGACGCTGCTGCGGCAGCTGAGCCTGGACGTGTCGCTGGTGGACCCGGCACTGTCCGCCGTCCGCTCCAGCAAGCTGGATGTGCTGTTCGAGCAGCTGGAGGACCTGGTGGCCGAGGGGCACCGGGCGCTGATTTTCAGCCAGTTCACCGGGTTCCTCGGAAAGGTCCGGGAACGGCTGGACGAGGAGGAGATCGAGTACTGCTACCTCGACGGCGGCACCCGCAACCGGGCCGATG
Encoded here:
- a CDS encoding protein tyrosine phosphatase, whose amino-acid sequence is MSVFTVLATSKVAAGVLAAGTLAVGGTGAAAVSGVLPTQAQQTAHELFGAPAPKLAAEAAADAQATPAPTATAAVTDALKTAEATGDATAKASATAEASDEKVSADATESAKANTAVDAAGPAALGLCTAFTHGGLDASSKAFSSLSIAAQGDANIKSYCADVVTKADAAAKAGAETKGSVSVQAEKPEVPSAPAVPAVPAVPGVDGKTTVPAVPAVPAVPAVGGNTAHSSSVSAR
- a CDS encoding COG4315 family predicted lipoprotein produces the protein MKHHLGSGLAILALAAALSGCGSSSTAPAGTSPATGAAGSTAGSTATASSGASSAGPSSTSTSSSASSSQAGAAVDLKTASSTAGSIVVDAKGMSLYFFTKDTKDSGTSACTGSCLVSWPPLTTNSGTPAAEGVTGKVGTISTPDGKKQVTLNGMPLYYFAKDTKPGDTLGQGVGGVWYLSDPSGAMIKAPGQGY
- a CDS encoding sigma-70 family RNA polymerase sigma factor, coding for MPLDDNVVEAIYREHGNALRRFVLSATHDPQLAEDVVQETVLRVWQHAPDVNGSFRSYLYRTARNIMIDNYRRSQRRPPEALEGSPTDPVEVMGRVDELLNRVLMEEALLRLSKEHRDVLVALHYRRFTVNEAAVQLNIPSGTVKSRAYYALRALRGILDEMGVER
- a CDS encoding RNA polymerase sigma factor, which produces MEEPLVLDTLAQEEMDIFDNAAGTDPAALFAAAYRTFAGPVQGYLKARGLDDPEAVTQDVFLAFYPRISNLTGGLQGAKSLIFSIAHARMVDHYRRLERRPQLTPYDPQYDGRTTPSAEDHAVELNSGAAAMLEGLSEEHQEVLALRVVADLSIDQVAAIMGKSAGAIKQLQRRALQNLKAQTLKRNQANHE
- a CDS encoding DUF1206 domain-containing protein → MVEKAEDVTNSRILEFLARAGFAVSGILHLLVGAIAVRLAVGGTGNADFSGAMAELATMPVGPFLLWGSFAACAALSLWQTGDAIFDFNHQATRKKIKNKAKAALQAVVYAVLAVTVWHFVTGSGTGGDNRKAASDFTIAMVQAPGGVALLVLIGLAVAVAGVAYGMRGPNKSFEKHLRMPASGTARTAVVTLGVAGYLAKGLVLLLTGLLIVIATIKEHPEDSTGLDGGLRALRDQPMGPYLLAAVGAGLVCYGAYMIMRARLAKMTK
- a CDS encoding anti-sigma factor family protein → MSTNPHTLLGAYVLGGLEPADLALFEAHLQGCAGCRKELAVLEKVPVLLDALPVPDAVALTDVPGSGAADRGVPVRLFDELARRRRTLRRRWAALAGAVAAACLAVGLAVGPLLARPPQPDATYSVVSGGGLQVNIDMARKTWGTELAVSGSSLPADGTLSLWVRDRAGGEDRACAWTATPSGKVKVTGATPIQLGSISSVELRDGAQHAVAVITVP
- a CDS encoding DMP19 family protein, producing MATTHLPVVLTSSSIDGRDEEVVEANAAIVNAMHHALLLADEMSRVAVRSCAVDFYLCQVLDGGFTRYAAMAGRRSGAADALVREGMAAMGAAAHLDLFNLAVEALAALPGGAGSSARGAGAVSDGVFRIAELDGEFEELLERENVTALNSGWLRGQPDLLVLDDEEVGPYIQRMAARVPDLAGRKMAAAGAPSSRIAGSL
- the trmB gene encoding tRNA (guanosine(46)-N7)-methyltransferase TrmB is translated as MSESPENPQQPHVPRPVTPGTQASFGTYGGRPVSFVRRGTRLQGRRQAAWAEHAERWAVDVPRHVANTSVHPDYVFDAAAEFGRDAPLIVEIGSGLGDAICHAAEQNPDTNFLAVEVYTPGLANTIIKINSRGLNNVRVVEANAPEVLATMLPEGSVSELWVFFPDPWHKSRHHKRRLIQPEFAELAARALKPGGLFRIATDWSNYAVHVRDVMAASMDFENLHTGERRGPESPLTQVWQSGVESVVGGAPVREGRAPVSTEHTGPNEGVDETGGWAPRFEGRIRTSFEAKAHEAGRLIFDLCYRRR
- a CDS encoding SRPBCC family protein, whose product is MPQVRAERLIRIDPETAFAFSQTTGEFRLKWDPFISAQGFLDGAQAAGKGVRTRTRSRLGLTMVSQYVSYAPPRNVGMTMVSGPWFFKNFGGGWRFTADDDGTRAVWKYTFSCRPPLLRPIMERIGSWLLGYEIERRIDAFARACEDEALVAEFKALGTRDQSPRT